A region of Triplophysa rosa linkage group LG16, Trosa_1v2, whole genome shotgun sequence DNA encodes the following proteins:
- the tomm7 gene encoding mitochondrial import receptor subunit TOM7 homolog: MTKLSKETKQRLQQVFQCGQFVIRWGFIPTILYLGFKRGADPGMPEPTVLSLLWG, translated from the exons ATGACGAAACTGAGTAAAGAGACGAAGCAGCGGCTGCAGCAGGTGTTTCAGTGCGGTCAGTTCGTCATCCGCTGGGGTTTCATCCCGACGATCCTTTATCTGG GATTCAAACGGGGAGCTGATCCAGGAATGCCTGAACCCACAGTCTTGAG tttGCTTTGGGGATGA
- the il6 gene encoding interleukin-6 isoform X2, producing MMLSTLSVQLSVLLPVFFCLLDAWPLYSSMGESSEISGDDVQEVNVRAPLTEEQRWHLMARQLHRDVKTLRDEQFDRDFRDAANMTSFEGVRIHTPVLKASDGCLSRNFSTERCLGRVYSVLMWYKEHLSCIERENLTQTLTNDVKHGTKRFLESIYSQVQLKDTQVEEFSRSSLQAKSAWTRKTLVHSILFHFTNVMIDTCRAIHYMSKRKTGDGHQRKDRKKTSDWMSDKN from the exons ATGATGTTGTCAACTCTGA GCGTCCAGCTCTCCGTTCTCCTGCCAGTGTTCTTCTGTCTGCTGGATGCATGGCCTCTGTACAGCAGTATGGGGGAATCATCTGAAATATCTGGAGATGACGTTCAGGAGGTGAATGTGCGCGCTCCTCTAACGGAAGAGCAGAGATGGCACCTGATGGCCAGACAACTTCACAGAGACGTGAAAACCCTGCGAGACGAACAG TTTGACAGAGATTTCAGAGACGCAGCCAACATGACGTCTTTTGAGGGTGTAAGGATCCACACTCCAGTCCTCAAAGCGTCCGACGGTTGTCTGTCTAGAAACTTCAGCACG GAAAGGTGTCTGGGGCGCGTATACAGCGTTCTGATGTGGTATAAAGAGCATCTGAGTTGCATCGAGAGGGAAAATCTGACCCAAACCCTGACGAACGATGTCAAACACGGGACCAAACGATTTCTGGAGTCCATTTACAGCCAG GTCCAGCTAAAAGACACTCAGGTTGAAGAATTTTCCAGAAGTTCACTGCAGGCCAAGTCTGCATGGACACGCAAGACTCTCGTGCACTCGATCTTATTCCACTTCACAAACGTGATGATCGATACATGCAGAGCCATTCACTACATGAGCAAACGCAAAACTGGAGACGGGCACCAGAGAAAGGACAGAAAGAAAACCAGTGACTGGATGTCAGACAAGAACTGA
- the il6 gene encoding interleukin-6 isoform X1 translates to MMLSTLSKWKEVLQLLRSQTLSHVLCSSAGVQLSVLLPVFFCLLDAWPLYSSMGESSEISGDDVQEVNVRAPLTEEQRWHLMARQLHRDVKTLRDEQFDRDFRDAANMTSFEGVRIHTPVLKASDGCLSRNFSTERCLGRVYSVLMWYKEHLSCIERENLTQTLTNDVKHGTKRFLESIYSQVQLKDTQVEEFSRSSLQAKSAWTRKTLVHSILFHFTNVMIDTCRAIHYMSKRKTGDGHQRKDRKKTSDWMSDKN, encoded by the exons ATGATGTTGTCAACTCTGAGTAAGTGGAAGGAAGTCTTACAGCTTTTGCGCAGCCAGACACTTTCTCATGTTCTCTGTTCCTCTGCAGGCGTCCAGCTCTCCGTTCTCCTGCCAGTGTTCTTCTGTCTGCTGGATGCATGGCCTCTGTACAGCAGTATGGGGGAATCATCTGAAATATCTGGAGATGACGTTCAGGAGGTGAATGTGCGCGCTCCTCTAACGGAAGAGCAGAGATGGCACCTGATGGCCAGACAACTTCACAGAGACGTGAAAACCCTGCGAGACGAACAG TTTGACAGAGATTTCAGAGACGCAGCCAACATGACGTCTTTTGAGGGTGTAAGGATCCACACTCCAGTCCTCAAAGCGTCCGACGGTTGTCTGTCTAGAAACTTCAGCACG GAAAGGTGTCTGGGGCGCGTATACAGCGTTCTGATGTGGTATAAAGAGCATCTGAGTTGCATCGAGAGGGAAAATCTGACCCAAACCCTGACGAACGATGTCAAACACGGGACCAAACGATTTCTGGAGTCCATTTACAGCCAG GTCCAGCTAAAAGACACTCAGGTTGAAGAATTTTCCAGAAGTTCACTGCAGGCCAAGTCTGCATGGACACGCAAGACTCTCGTGCACTCGATCTTATTCCACTTCACAAACGTGATGATCGATACATGCAGAGCCATTCACTACATGAGCAAACGCAAAACTGGAGACGGGCACCAGAGAAAGGACAGAAAGAAAACCAGTGACTGGATGTCAGACAAGAACTGA